From the genome of Porphyromonadaceae bacterium W3.11:
TGGCTATGCCGTCCTTCAAGGATATAAGGTACAGCTCTATAGTGGTAATAACACCAATAGTAAGAACATTGCACGAGCCCGTGCCGCTGAGGTAAGAGAGAACTTTCCTGAACTAGAGACCGCAGTAGAGTTCGAGGCCCCCTTTTGGAGACTGAGGGTGGGCAGCTTCATTGAATTTTCTGAGGCTAGAGAATGCATGATGGAGCTTAAGAAACAGTTTCCTACGTTCTCCAAAGAGGTATATATCGTAAGATCTACCGTTAGAATAAAACAGTAATTTAATCTATTAAGCAACAATCTTTATAATATAATGTCCAATAATCCCTACTTCACAGAAGAGATAAGCGAAGAAAAAGAGAATGAAATTGTAGAACGTCTTGCCACACTTTATAGGCAAGCAATAGTAGAGATAGGAGAAGACCCCACACGTGAGGGCTTACTTAAATCCCCTACTCGCGTGGCAAAGGCTTTTCGATTCATGACCCAAGGGTATCACCAAGATCCAGCCGCGGTACTTAAGAGTGCTATGTTTCGCGAAGATTACAAGCAGATGGTCATCGTCAAAGATATAGATTTTTATTCCATGTGCGAACATCACTTCCTTCCATTTTTTGGGAAAGTGCACATTGCTTATATCCCCAATAAGTACATTACGGGGTTGAGCAAACTCCCTCGTATCGTAGATATTTTTGCTCGTCGCCTTCAGGTACAAGAACGACTCACCACTCAGATCAAAGAGTGTATTCAGGAGACCCTACACCCTCTAGGTGTAATGGTTGTCATTGAAGCTCAGCACATGTGTATGCAGATGAGGGGGGTACAGAAGCAGAATTCCATCACCACCACATCCGACTTTACAGGTGCTTTCCAAGAGGATAATACGAGGGATGAATTTATGAATCTCATCAAGCATAATCACAGATAAAACTGGTGTGGGATATATATCCCAGTGAATGCTTAGAAATAAAAAAATAGGATAGCCCTTACCAAACTTAGGTGGGTTATCCTATTTTTATAGTGTTTCAGTAGGGATAAGATCGAAAATGCACACCAAGTGACATTCTCACAATAGGGCTGACTAAAGTTATACAGAGGAATGTGTCGTCCAATTCTCTCATATAACTGTGGATTACTCCTCTTTCCAGCCCCTACTAATCACACCGCTCCCATAGCAAATCGTACTAGAGGCATCATATATCGTACAGAACTGTCCTGGTGCAATGCCCTGTATCAGATCCTCAGATAGGATATAATGTGTCCCATTATCATTACGACGCAATAGTGCTGAAGTAAATTCGGGCGTATGACGCACCTTGAAGGTTACTTCCATGTCCATTGCTCCTGGAAGCATCGGATCGCCACTAATAAAATTCATCTCTCCGAGCTCGATGACATTACCATATTGCTCCTCCGGATCATAACCACGGCTAACATACAGACGATTATTCTCAATATCCTTTCGGATAACAAACCATGGTCCGCCAGCTAGGCCTAACCCTTTTCTCTGCCCGATCGTATGAAACCAAAAGCCCTTATGTTCACCTAAGACCTTACCACTATCTAGGTCTATAATCTCACCTGGCATACTACCTAAATGTTGCTCCAAGAAGTCATTATAATCCACCTTACCTAAGAAACAGATACCTTGACTATCCCTACGTTTAGCCGTAACCAAATGAGATTGCTCGGCAATTCTACGCACTTCACTCTTGGGCAATGGGCCTAATGGAAATAAAGCCTTATAGAGCTGAGGATAGGTGATCTGAGCCAGAAAATCGGTCTGATCCTTCACTCTATCCTTAGCTGTCGCTAGATAGTGGACTCCATCTATAATCTTCTTATCGGCATAGTGACCTGTAGCAATCTGATCATAATCCTTACCTACGTATTCATCAAAGTAGCCAAACTTAATGACCCTATTACACATAATATCAGGGTGTGGCGTCTTACCACTTCTCACGGTATCCACCATGTACTTGACCACATAGTCCCAATACTCCCGATGTAGATTGACGACCTCCAATGGTCTTCCGTAATGACGAGCTAGCCACCTCACCATCTCCATATCCTCCTCAGCAGGACAGTCCTCAAAGCCTGCTTCATTGGCTCCAATATGGATATAGAAGAGATCGGGTTCTATACCCTGCTCCATCAAAAGATGGAGGGCGACAGAGCTATCAACACCGCCTGATAGAAGTAATGCTACACTCATGATACCTTTGACCCCGCTTTAACCTCTTTGCTTGGCTGTAGTAAAGAAAGAGTACCATCAGCCTCAGCAACAGATAAGATCATCCCTTCGCTGAGGATACCACGCATCTTACGAGCTGCAAGGTTGGCAATGTATATCACCTGTCTTCCAGCCAGTTTTTCAGGCTCCGCATAATACTGAGCCAATCCGCTGATGATAGTACGTCCTCCTAATCCATCATCCAAGGTAAATTCGAGCAACT
Proteins encoded in this window:
- a CDS encoding SPOR domain-containing protein, translating into MAQEATKQQDTIFEALLADNPGNGTIAIKQSQHIMQLVGKPSSALSRAKFYNGYAVLQGYKVQLYSGNNTNSKNIARARAAEVRENFPELETAVEFEAPFWRLRVGSFIEFSEARECMMELKKQFPTFSKEVYIVRSTVRIKQ
- the folE gene encoding GTP cyclohydrolase I FolE encodes the protein MSNNPYFTEEISEEKENEIVERLATLYRQAIVEIGEDPTREGLLKSPTRVAKAFRFMTQGYHQDPAAVLKSAMFREDYKQMVIVKDIDFYSMCEHHFLPFFGKVHIAYIPNKYITGLSKLPRIVDIFARRLQVQERLTTQIKECIQETLHPLGVMVVIEAQHMCMQMRGVQKQNSITTTSDFTGAFQEDNTRDEFMNLIKHNHR
- the mnmA gene encoding tRNA 2-thiouridine(34) synthase MnmA — protein: MSVALLLSGGVDSSVALHLLMEQGIEPDLFYIHIGANEAGFEDCPAEEDMEMVRWLARHYGRPLEVVNLHREYWDYVVKYMVDTVRSGKTPHPDIMCNRVIKFGYFDEYVGKDYDQIATGHYADKKIIDGVHYLATAKDRVKDQTDFLAQITYPQLYKALFPLGPLPKSEVRRIAEQSHLVTAKRRDSQGICFLGKVDYNDFLEQHLGSMPGEIIDLDSGKVLGEHKGFWFHTIGQRKGLGLAGGPWFVIRKDIENNRLYVSRGYDPEEQYGNVIELGEMNFISGDPMLPGAMDMEVTFKVRHTPEFTSALLRRNDNGTHYILSEDLIQGIAPGQFCTIYDASSTICYGSGVISRGWKEE